In Oryza brachyantha chromosome 1, ObraRS2, whole genome shotgun sequence, the following are encoded in one genomic region:
- the LOC102716260 gene encoding chromatin modification-related protein EAF1 B-like isoform X2 yields MGGIAECGVSIDQKASPRRAAIEKAQEELRQEYDVREERRRELEFLEKGGNPLDFKLGHVASLSVQSTSVADHTTEQNVISEAKGSFVFAASPHGDSVESSGKPGSSSCRDANTADNIMLLDGDTSNTGGEKLVKHGTKRTNTSQPDVSVRCDGQNNVKEAEDPGLFRLGAKNQAYARRRLKSSRENATMSVGSLPVSPLYSQGKDAKGMIQETKTEDHGVSSIGNSKPTSPNWNDTSKVASLGDHDAMEMNSAQAINEGNQEANHETTDGKDGAQTPEISLTGNSQLIGDDLVVTSATSAESPDTTPKEAALVPASSFPSSCNEVLKEAQVAEKAGNGCSDKILVVEADDMVSKSAVSPSEVEIASLNENEADIPCTDASKTIDEHPGKNESFLSGKVSDDVLGDSIPCDKDGNKDGQAEGSYMPTVVDGVSNSVQPEVGNTIYAKDEAEVHNNKMVIGQEDTGSLATSGDDKVNKESSSNLKRNNKCSPDFNIADKSDPVTMASGLLTEEVPNSVPSMNLDNDVKESGENMPTMEKKECEDSIVAKKDHEDSILKRARLIEVNIKKAGERSLCNISLEKKPKSHWEFVLEEMAWMANDFMQERLWKSAAAAQMCRWIAFSGRATFEEANIYRKQKSIARILAKSIMSFWCSAETLRATSGKMPKDKQAEEPIGLVETKLAGVKAEKEQCNESLEQEKPRCSPQSPIQSYALRFLEKNCNISECLSLAEAPATPDRLNDFGILKVPDQLSEANLFYGVAPGAMRAYREYVVGPFVVNKKTNNSRQIDDYEPSTTCSVADAHRGNSYEDDDVEACTYLLPGTYDGGLPSKSSHKKKHLMQQRMNGTRHYGTGVDMPYDPYVENKPGNQPFLSNGKRPSDFFNIPTKRIRTAARQRVVSPYPANASGATAFTSKTDASSGDTNSCQDDQSSLHGGSFPRKNVDIESTVDFDRQLYDGSEVSTKSKKKKKSKHPGYKTPQSVAESCSLIAGKKDYLKKRPEVHQFDSNGNIVINGQHAAKKPKLMNQTPDVSLEAPTPVGPMASPAASQMSNMANPTKIIKIITHTNRDRGRKNKVLKMAPGHSGPGSPWSSFEDQALVVLVHDMGQNWELVSDALNSIVQLKCIYRRPNECKDRHKLLTEKSSGDGADSADDSGSSQHYQSTLPGIPKGSARQLFQRLQGPFEEETLKAHFEKIIFLGQKLHPIRRKGENQELKQINQLHPSHAHALSQACAPGVILMPLDLCDAMTPNQDALSIGYSGSHATGLMLPNRPSSIGPTLPTANLNARIPGSPGMILANTLPSPSTPNAPRDSRYGMPRPTSLQGDDQQRIQYNQMLNSRSLQQPGVPVPGALPTGVDRGVRMMPGAHGIGMMTGLNRGTPVTRPPFPRLGSSGMLNMVSPGNMLPNNGQGMQNTTNVHTGTIPGHGNTMLRPRDPMQMLRPGQNMEEHRQMMQEYQMQVSQGNSQSIHFTGSPFSNVGASSPGQSIPVQSPQPHQMPQQSHVIGNTHHPHIQGTAQSSPQQQAYAMRMAKDRHIQQHMMTQQHPLSGASAVSTVQNGSQMQQQSQGPGSSAVPSLQSQHKQQHPAQNPLDSSVLPNQPANTTSHKQKKQQGQQQSRQNQQQRNQGSQQAKLMKSLGRGNMMHQSPPVDAPQASGVSTTPKNQVSDKSMVQQGPGYFSGNKGLVPSVLQPGNQPKIYGSQMPHSPIQTLDVGNQNSMQGSPNQTLLASQQAPLHSSSPLTTQQQQQQQQRYMNPSHNNIQRLMVQQNRHLNTDGRIESPVEQVQHNQIIPSTSIAKSTDSGSPGGVSSISQRRQESSHDPTAVPSTSQSSPQDTFVGNEMLLSVSSQGMLQRQMSGGVPIHGHGIGGQRQQQQSRQQQQSQQQRPAVQGSVYAHPSNSGPG; encoded by the exons ATGGGAGGAATTGCAGAATGTGGTGTGAGCATTGATCAGAAAGCTTCGCCACGCCGTGCAGCCATAGAGAAAGCTCAGGAGGAGCTTAG GCAGGAATATGATGTCCGTGAAGAACGAAGAAGGGAGCTTGAATTTTTAGAGAAG GGAGGTAACCCCTTGGATTTCAAACTTGGGCATGTAGCATCACTTAGTGTCCAATCCACTTCAGTCGCAGACCATACAACTGAACAAAATGTGATAAG TGAAGCTAAGGGCAGCTTTGTGTTTGCTGCCTCACCCCATGGGGATTCTGTTGAAAGTAGTGGCAAGCCAGGAAGTTCATCATGCCGTGATGCTAACACAGCTGATAATATTATGCTTTTGGATGGAGATACCAGCAACACAGGCGGGGAGAAACTTGTCAAACATGGTACTAAACGAACTAACACATCTCAACCAGATGTGTCTGTGCGTTGTGATGGTCAAAATAATGTGAAAGAGGCTGAAGATCCTGGTTTGTTCCGCCTTGGGGCAAAGAACCAGGCATATGCTCGGCGCAGATTAAAATCAAGCAGGGAGAATGCTACTATGTCTGTTGGCTCTCTTCCAGTTTCCCCACTATATTCTCAAGGGAAAGATGCAAAAGGGATGatacaagaaacaaaaacGGAAGATCATGGTGTCTCATCTATTGGCAATTCAAAACCAACAAGTCCAAATTGGAATGATACATCGAAGGTTGCTTCATTAGGTGATCATGATGCGATGGAGATGAACAGTGCTCAAGCAATTAATGAAGGAAACCAAGAAGCCAATCATGAAACAACAGATGGCAAAGATGGTGCGCAAACACCGGAAATCTCACTGACTGGTAATTCACAGCTTATTGGAGATGATTTGGTAGTTACTTCAGCTACTTCTGCAGAATCCCCTGACACAACTCCAAAAGAAGCTGCTTTAGTGCCAGCTTCTTCATTTCCATCTTCATGCAATGAAGTCTTGAAGGAAGCCCAGGTTGCTGAAAAAGCAGGTAATGGTTGCTcagataaaattttggttgttGAGGCAGATGATATGGTTAGCAAAAGTGCAGTTTCTCCCTCTGAGGTAGAAATTGCCAGTTTGAATGAAAATGAAGCAGATATACCATGCACAGATGCGTCCAAGACCATTGATGAGCATCCTGGAAAAAATGAGAGCTTTTTATCAGGGAAGGTGTCTGATGACGTTTTAGGTGATTCTATACCTTGTGACAAGGATGGAAACAAAGATGGTCAAGCAGAAGGTAGTTACATGCCAACAGTTGTTGATGGTGTTTCTAATTCTGTGCAACCAGAAGTCGGCAATACCATTTATGCCAAAGATGAGGCTGAAGTCCATAACAACAAGATGGTTATTGGGCAAGAGGATACAGGGAGTCTTGCTACTTCTGGTGATGACAAAGTCAATAAGGAATCAAGTTCTaatttgaaaagaaataataaatgtTCTCCTGATTTTAATATTGCTGATAAGTCGGATCCTGTTACCATGGCGTCTGGTTTGCTCACGGAAGAGGTGCCTAATTCTGTGCCATCAATGAACCTTGACAATGATGTAAAAGAATCTGGTGAAAACATGCCAACGatggaaaaaaaggaatgcGAAGATTCTATTGTTGCCAAGAAGGACCATGAAGATTCTATCCTTAAAAGGGCACGATTAATAGAG GTCAATATCAAGAAAGCTGGTGAACGATCCCTCTGCAATATTTCTTTGGAGAAGAAGCCAAAGAGTCACTGGGAATTTGTCCTGGAGGAGATGGCTTGGATGGCAAATGACTTCATGCAG gAGCGCCTGTGGAAAAGTGCAGCAGCTGCCCAGATGTGCCGTTGGATTGCCTTCAGTGGTCGAGCAACATTTGAGGAAGCAAACATCTACAGAAAACAGAAATCAATTGCTAGAATCCTAGCCAAGAGTATTATGAGTTTTTGGTGTTCAGCTGAGACTTTACGAGCTACTAGTGGTAAAATGCCTAAAGATAAGCAAGCAGAGGAGCCAATTGGGCTTGTGGAAACAAAGCTGGCTGGAGTTAAAGCAGAAAAAGAACAG TGTAACGAATCTCTGGAACAAGAGAAGCCTAGGTGTTCTCCTCAGTCTCCTATTCAAAGTTACGCACTTAGGTTTCTGGAGAAGAACTGTAACATATCAGAGTGTCTGTCGTTAGCTGAAGCACCAGCTACTCCTGACAGGCTAAATGATTTTGGCATTTTGAAAGTGCCAGACCAGCTTTCAGAA GCAAATCTATTTTATGGGGTAGCTCCTGGTGCAATGCGGGCATACAGAGAGTATGTGGTGGGTCCTTTTGTGGTTAATAAG AAAACCAATAACTCTCGACAGATCGATGATTATGAGCCATCTACAACATGCTCTGTTGCAG ATGCACATAGGGGAAATTCatatgaagatgatgatgtcGAGGCATGCACTTATTTATTGCCTGGTACATACGATGGTGGTTTGCCATCAAAATCAAGTCACAAAAAGAAACACCTGATGCAGCAGAGGATGAATGGCACAAGACATTACGGTACCGGTGTTGACATGCCTTATGATCCTTACGTGGAGAACAAGCCAGGAAACCAGCCATTTTTATCAAATGGAAAAAGACCTTCAGATTTCTTTAACATTCCCACGAAACGCATCAGGACGGCTGCTAGACAACGAGTTGTAAGCCCATACCCTGCTAATGCTTCTGGAGCCACTGCATTTACAAGTAAAACAGATGCTTCTAGCGGAGACACAAACTCTTGTCAAGATGACCAAAGTTCATTGCATGGAGGATCTTTTCCAAGGAAGAATGTGGATATTGAATCGACGGTTGATTTTGATAGACAATTGTATGATGGCAGTGAGGTGTCTACTAAgtcaaaaaagaagaaaaagtctAAGCACCCGGGATACAAGACACCTCAAAGTGTGGCTGAGTCATGCTCTTTGATTGCTGGAAAG AAGGATTATTTGAAGAAGAGACCAGAGGTTCACCAATTTGATTCGAATGGAAATATAG TGATAAATGGCCAGCATGCTGCCAAGAAGCCTAAATTGATGAACCAAACGCCAGATGTCTCATTAGAAGCACCTACACCAGTCGGCCCAATGGCATCTCCTGCTGCTTCACAAATGAGTAACATGGCAAATCCTACGAAGATTATAAAGATCATTACACACACAAATCGGGATCGTgggagaaaaaataaagtgctCAAG ATGGCTCCTGGTCACTCAGGTCCTGGAAGTCCATGGTCGAGCTTTGAGGATCAG GCTCTTGTTGTGCTTGTACACGATATGGGTCAAAACTGGGAACTGGTTAGTGACGCGCTGAACAGCATTGTCCAGTTgaag TGTATATACAGAAGGCCTAATGAATGCAAGGATCGCCATAAACTTCTCACAGAGAAAAGTTCAGGTGATGGTGCTGATAGCGCAGATGACTCAGGCTCATCGCAACACTATCAATCTACACTACCTGGCATACCAAAG GGTAGTGCTAGACAGCTGTTCCAGCGCCTTCAAGGACCGTTCGAGGAAGAGACTCTTAAGGCACACTTTGAGAAAATAATATTCCTTGGGCAAAAATTGCATCCAATTCGTAGAAAG GGGGAGAACCAAGAACTCAAGCAGATAAATCAGCTACATCCTTCTCATGCTCATGCACTTTCTCAAGCATGTGCGCCTGGAGTCATTTTGAT GCCGCTTGATCTTTGTGATGCAATGACTCCAAACCAAGATGCACTTTCTATTGGTTACTCGGGATCTCACGCAACTGGTTTAATGCTTCCAAACCGTCCCAGTTCCATTGGTCCTACCCTTCCTACTGCCAATCTGAATGCTAGGATACCAGGGTCTCCTGGTATGATTTTAGCCAATACTTTGCCATCACCCTCAACACCGAATGCTCCTAG ggATTCTAGGTACGGAATGCCTAGACCTACCTCTCTGCAGGGTGATGATCAACAAAGAATTCAGTATAACCAGATGCTCAACAGCAGAAGTCTTCAGCAACCTGGGGTGCCTGTTCCTGGTGCATTGCCTACTGGAGTTGACCGTGGTGTTCGAATGATGCCTGGTGCTCATGGTATAGGGATGATGACTGGACTAAATCGTGGTACTCCTGTGACCAGGCCGCCCTTTCCAAGGCTTGGTTCCTCAGGAATGCTAAATATGGTTTCACCTGGAAACATGCTTCCCAATAACGGGCAAGGCATGCAAAACACGACAAATGTTCATACTGGTACCATACCTGGCCATGGAAATACTATGTTGAGGCCACGCGATCCAATGCAGATGCTTCGG CCTGGCCAGAATATGGAAGAACATAGGCAGATGATGCAGGAGTATCAGATGCAAGTGTCACAGGGAAATAGCCAGTCCATTCATTTCACTGGTAGTCCATTTTCCAATGTCGGAGCATCTTCACCTGGTCAATCCATTCCGGTTCAGTCGCCACAACCACATCAGATGCCACAACAGTCACACGTTATTGGAAATACACATCATCCCCACATTCAAGGAACAGCCCAGTCAAGCCCACAGCAGCAGGCTTATGCTATGCGCATGGCTAAAGACAGGCACATCCAACAGCACATGATGACCCAACAACACCCACTTTCTGGAGCCAGTGCAGTGTCGACTGTGCAGAATGGCTCACAAATGCAACAGCAGAGCCAAGGGCCCGGTTCCAGTGCTGTCCCATCTTTGCAGTCACAGCATAAACAGCAGCATCCGGCACAAAATCCACTAGATAGTTCAGTGCTTCCTAACCAGCCTGCCAATACAACTTCACATAAGCAGAAGAAGCAACAGGGTCAGCAGCAGTCTAGACAAAACCAGCAGCAACGAAATCAAGGTAGCCAGCAGGCTAAGCTTATGAAGAGCTTAGGCCGAGGGAATATGATGCACCAGAGTCCTCCAGTTGATGCCCCTCAAGCCAGTGGTGTTTCTACAACCCCTAAAAACCAAGTTTCTGACAAAAGTATGGTGCAACAAGGCCCAGGATATTTTTCTGGTAACAAGGGATTGGTTCCATCAGTGCTTCAACCTGGGAATCAACCCAAGATATATGGGTCTCAGATGCCTCACTCACCAATACAAACACTGGATGTAGGTAATCAAAACTCAATGCAGGGTTCTCCCAACCAGACTCTGTTAGCTTCCCAACAAGCTCCACTTCATTCATCATCTCCATTGACtacacagcagcagcagcaacagcaacaacgGTACATGAATCCATCGCATAACAACATCCAGAGATTGATGGTGCAACAAAACCGACATCTGAACACTGACGGTAGGATAGAATCACCTGTTGAGCAAGTTCAACATAATCAGATAATTCCCTCTACATCCATTGCAAAGAGTACAGATTCAGGTAGCCCAGGTGGTGTTTCATCTATAAGCCAGCGTAGGCAAGAGTCATCTCATGATCCAACTGCAGTTCCATCAACCTCGCAGAGCTCACCTCAAGACACCTTTGTTGGAAATGAAATGCTGTTATCAGTGTCTAGCCAAGGCATGTTGCAAAGGCAAATGTCAGGTGGTGTGCCTATACATGGGCATGGTATTGGTGGGCAGAGGCAGCAACAGCAATCTCGGCAGCAACAGCAGTCACAGCAGCAGAGGCCTGCTGTTCAAGGCAGTGTGTATGCTCATCCTTCAAATTCAGGACCAGGATGA